A genomic region of Acidimicrobiia bacterium contains the following coding sequences:
- a CDS encoding heme lyase CcmF/NrfE family subunit gives MNALLGDVGLLTSLIGAILLIAAGFQLAGGVVLPGWYRTGTRFLLGGAIVSMVALEIGLLTDNFSIAYIVNNSATTTPTIFKMASAWASLEGSIVLWGLVLAVFTWLVHRQFDGSQDRLGAGALTVLGIVALFFFGLMVTVANPFAVCTEALGTSCAGSSPWPWAGAATIIEGRGPNPLLQNHILMAVHPPILYTGYVGMTVPFAFAISALAQRLPGIEWARRTKQWTLISWSALTTGILLGGWWSYEVLGWGGYWAWDPVENASLMPWLMATAFIHSSFVQIRRGMLQSWNFVLVISTFSLTILGTFLTRSGAITSVHSFTQSAIGPALLAFLAVVVIGSFALFATRAELVASSPRLESFSSREGAFLTNNLLLTVFGFVVLIGTIFPIFVDAFANQTVTISAPFFDRFAVPLSLGLILAMGIGPVMPYRVASPTLVWGRIRTPMQVGLATGALAVFLGVRAAWPILTFTLSGFVAAVIIRHLLTQAGRIRAKTDLTWGAALIRVLQGDPGFWGGQVSHLGVLILAVGIAGSGGLGVTDTTTIAVGESTTFAGYQLEYRSPFSRSEPNREVLGARVFVSKDGQTIGMVEPRLNRFAGVGQFIPTPGVMSLPSGDLYVSAVDIQADSMTADVWWFPLQWMVWLGGLVIAMGGVWSAAMRRVTRQPDGPVKEPALADA, from the coding sequence ATGAACGCTCTCCTCGGCGACGTCGGACTACTCACGTCCCTGATCGGTGCCATCCTCTTGATCGCAGCCGGTTTCCAGTTGGCAGGGGGCGTGGTTCTCCCCGGCTGGTACCGAACCGGGACCCGATTCCTTCTGGGAGGAGCCATCGTTTCGATGGTGGCGCTTGAGATCGGGTTACTGACGGACAATTTTTCCATTGCGTACATTGTGAACAACTCGGCAACGACCACCCCAACCATCTTCAAGATGGCGTCTGCCTGGGCTTCCCTTGAGGGCAGCATCGTCTTGTGGGGATTGGTGCTCGCCGTATTCACCTGGCTCGTCCATCGCCAGTTTGATGGATCACAAGACCGGCTGGGGGCCGGCGCCCTCACGGTTCTCGGCATCGTCGCTCTGTTCTTCTTCGGCCTCATGGTGACCGTCGCGAATCCATTCGCGGTCTGTACCGAAGCCTTGGGAACCAGTTGTGCGGGAAGTTCGCCCTGGCCGTGGGCCGGTGCGGCGACCATCATCGAAGGCCGGGGACCCAATCCGCTCCTTCAAAACCACATTCTGATGGCGGTTCACCCCCCGATCCTGTACACCGGTTATGTGGGGATGACGGTTCCGTTCGCCTTCGCAATCTCTGCTCTCGCCCAACGGTTGCCCGGAATCGAATGGGCCCGCCGCACCAAGCAGTGGACCCTCATCAGCTGGTCTGCCCTGACAACCGGCATCCTGTTGGGTGGTTGGTGGTCATACGAGGTACTCGGCTGGGGCGGGTACTGGGCCTGGGACCCGGTTGAGAACGCTTCGCTCATGCCCTGGCTTATGGCAACCGCTTTCATACATTCATCGTTTGTTCAGATCCGGCGCGGCATGCTCCAGTCATGGAACTTCGTGTTGGTCATTTCGACCTTTTCGCTCACCATCCTCGGTACGTTCTTGACCCGATCGGGGGCCATAACCTCGGTGCATTCGTTCACCCAATCGGCTATCGGCCCTGCCCTCCTGGCGTTTCTCGCCGTGGTTGTGATCGGCTCGTTTGCATTATTCGCCACCAGAGCCGAGCTGGTGGCAAGTTCCCCTCGACTTGAATCATTCTCAAGCCGTGAAGGGGCATTTCTCACGAACAACCTGCTCCTGACCGTGTTCGGGTTTGTCGTCCTGATCGGGACCATCTTCCCAATCTTCGTGGATGCCTTCGCGAACCAGACGGTGACCATCAGTGCACCGTTCTTCGATCGATTCGCGGTCCCACTGTCACTAGGACTCATTTTGGCGATGGGAATCGGGCCCGTTATGCCGTACCGGGTAGCCAGCCCGACCCTGGTGTGGGGCCGGATTCGCACCCCGATGCAGGTCGGCCTGGCCACCGGAGCTCTCGCCGTGTTCCTTGGCGTTCGGGCGGCCTGGCCCATTCTGACCTTCACACTGTCCGGATTCGTGGCCGCCGTCATCATCCGACACCTGCTCACCCAGGCCGGACGAATCCGCGCCAAGACCGATCTGACGTGGGGAGCGGCCTTGATCCGGGTCCTGCAAGGTGACCCCGGCTTCTGGGGCGGTCAAGTTTCCCATCTCGGCGTACTCATCCTGGCGGTTGGCATCGCCGGATCAGGTGGTCTGGGTGTCACGGACACCACCACGATCGCGGTGGGTGAATCGACAACGTTCGCCGGATACCAACTCGAATACCGGTCGCCCTTCAGCCGGTCAGAACCGAATCGCGAGGTGCTGGGGGCGCGGGTATTTGTGAGTAAGGATGGTCAAACCATTGGCATGGTGGAACCACGATTGAATCGCTTTGCCGGAGTCGGGCAGTTCATTCCTACCCCGGGCGTTATGTCGTTGCCATCGGGCGATCTTTATGTTTCGGCCGTCGACATCCAGGCCGACTCAATGACTGCCGATGTGTGGTGGTTTCCGCTCCAGTGGATGGTGTGGCTCGGCGGTCTCGTGATCGCCATGGGTGGGGTATGGTCGGCCGCCATGCGCCGTGTGACGAGGCAACCGGACGGCCCGGTCAAGGAACCCGCCCTGGCCGATGCGTAA
- a CDS encoding cytochrome c maturation protein CcmE, which translates to MRNKLFVFPAVAVIGVIAAFLISGGLTSNTVYYLFPDEAVAQRTSFADGRVFRLGGRVVSGSVVSTDETTFGVSDGGTLIEVVTDRTPPQLFGDDMPVLLEGTWEGDRFRATQIIIRHDEQYVAPDGYQESP; encoded by the coding sequence ATGAGAAACAAGCTGTTTGTTTTCCCGGCGGTAGCAGTCATTGGCGTTATTGCCGCATTTCTGATCAGCGGCGGCCTGACTTCGAACACGGTGTACTACCTATTCCCCGACGAGGCTGTCGCCCAGCGAACCAGCTTCGCGGATGGCCGGGTCTTCCGCCTCGGCGGCCGGGTCGTGAGCGGTTCGGTCGTGTCCACTGACGAAACGACGTTTGGGGTATCAGATGGGGGCACCCTCATAGAAGTCGTCACGGATCGAACCCCTCCGCAGCTATTCGGCGATGACATGCCGGTGCTTCTCGAAGGCACCTGGGAGGGTGATCGGTTCCGGGCCACCCAGATCATCATCCGACACGACGAGCAATACGTAGCGCCCGACGGCTACCAAGAGAGCCCATGA
- the ccsA gene encoding cytochrome c biogenesis protein CcsA, translated as MKPRYALLGLATIGMVYGFSWATRMPGDAVQGESARIISVHVPTAWLAFLAFGMTAVFGIAWLVTKHARADHLAAASAEVGVLFTGLALITGMIWGKATWGIAWDWGDARLASTAMMFFVYLGYLALRRATPDPTQRARRSAVLGAIGALQVPLVYFSVNIWRTLHQTQSVRPDGASMPTETLISMLVNLAAFTILYLGLLVWRADQLRFEEARLAQTHLTPNAGAAVIPPKLQPGS; from the coding sequence ATGAAGCCTCGCTACGCCCTTCTCGGCCTGGCGACCATTGGCATGGTGTATGGCTTCTCCTGGGCTACCCGGATGCCCGGCGATGCCGTACAGGGAGAAAGCGCTCGGATCATCAGCGTGCACGTCCCGACTGCCTGGTTGGCGTTCCTGGCGTTCGGAATGACGGCCGTTTTCGGGATCGCCTGGCTGGTCACCAAGCATGCCAGAGCAGATCATCTTGCTGCTGCGTCTGCCGAAGTCGGTGTGCTCTTCACTGGATTGGCGCTCATCACCGGCATGATCTGGGGCAAAGCGACCTGGGGCATCGCCTGGGACTGGGGGGATGCACGACTTGCCAGCACGGCCATGATGTTCTTCGTCTATCTCGGCTACCTGGCGTTGCGCCGGGCCACTCCCGACCCCACACAGCGCGCCCGCCGATCTGCCGTATTGGGTGCCATTGGGGCATTACAGGTCCCCCTCGTCTACTTCTCGGTCAATATCTGGCGGACGCTTCACCAAACCCAATCCGTGCGGCCCGATGGTGCCAGCATGCCGACCGAAACGTTGATCTCGATGCTCGTCAATCTGGCGGCCTTCACGATCCTCTACCTCGGCCTGTTGGTATGGAGGGCTGATCAACTTCGTTTCGAAGAGGCTCGCCTGGCGCAGACACATCTCACCCCCAACGCCGGTGCAGCGGTCATTCCTCCCAAGTTGCAGCCTGGCTCATGA
- a CDS encoding heme exporter protein CcmB: MTFRKQAMIILRRDLRIEGRSGEAMFITVPFGLVALFLIPLALPLNTELLSTIGPGMFWVVTLLFGMFITFRQSAAESSAQKEQLRMLGTDPAARFTGRAAASAILLLGFELVVAPTMIVLFAPAAVPGWLAVTPLAILAAAGLAIIGTLAADLTASLRTRSALAPLLVAPLSVPLLVPAAQGMESIRTKNGILIPALFMVAVVLAVAVIGVVTAQPLEETT, encoded by the coding sequence ATGACGTTTCGGAAACAAGCCATGATCATTCTGCGTAGAGACTTGCGAATTGAAGGGCGCTCGGGTGAAGCCATGTTCATTACCGTTCCGTTCGGTCTCGTGGCTCTCTTTTTGATACCGCTGGCACTCCCGCTGAATACGGAACTTCTGTCGACCATCGGACCGGGCATGTTCTGGGTGGTGACGCTCCTTTTCGGCATGTTCATTACGTTTCGTCAGTCGGCGGCCGAATCATCGGCGCAGAAGGAGCAGCTACGCATGCTCGGAACGGATCCCGCCGCCCGCTTCACCGGTCGGGCAGCCGCCAGTGCCATTCTGCTGCTGGGCTTTGAACTGGTAGTGGCTCCCACCATGATCGTTTTGTTCGCTCCTGCCGCAGTCCCGGGTTGGCTTGCAGTAACTCCCCTGGCAATCCTGGCGGCGGCCGGCCTCGCCATCATCGGAACTCTGGCTGCCGACCTCACTGCGTCACTGCGGACCAGATCGGCGTTGGCTCCACTCCTCGTCGCCCCGCTCTCCGTTCCGCTTCTCGTTCCCGCTGCCCAGGGGATGGAATCCATTCGCACAAAGAACGGTATCCTTATCCCTGCATTGTTTATGGTCGCGGTCGTACTCGCGGTAGCCGTAATCGGTGTCGTGACAGCCCAACCACTTGAGGAGACGACGTGA
- a CDS encoding ATP-binding cassette domain-containing protein, protein MPHIDINDASLRIGRVPILSDITLALMPGDVAWLRGPNGAGKSTLLRLMAGLMRPTNGQVSMFGAAPGPATRKRVGLVAHHPALYEDLTLDENLHLVAKLAGVPKNRVDEALEAVGLSGARSRRAGEASEGMRRRADLARLLLVDHDVLLLDEAHSGLDRAAGGLVEALVERCIRRKGACVIVSHATEITFASCTIELNEGRLK, encoded by the coding sequence GTGCCACACATCGATATCAACGACGCCTCCCTACGCATTGGACGGGTTCCGATCCTGTCCGACATCACGCTGGCCTTGATGCCCGGAGACGTCGCCTGGCTGAGAGGCCCGAACGGGGCCGGTAAATCAACTCTCCTGCGATTGATGGCCGGTTTGATGAGGCCCACCAATGGTCAGGTGTCAATGTTCGGAGCGGCTCCCGGTCCGGCTACCAGGAAACGGGTCGGCCTCGTCGCCCACCACCCGGCTCTGTATGAAGATCTGACGCTTGACGAGAACCTTCACCTGGTCGCCAAACTGGCTGGCGTTCCAAAAAATCGGGTCGACGAAGCGTTGGAGGCAGTCGGGCTGAGCGGAGCCCGCAGTCGCAGGGCAGGCGAGGCATCCGAGGGGATGAGACGCCGCGCCGACCTGGCACGTCTACTCCTGGTCGATCATGACGTGCTACTCCTCGATGAAGCCCACTCCGGCCTTGACCGGGCTGCCGGCGGCCTGGTTGAGGCACTTGTTGAACGCTGTATCCGCAGAAAAGGGGCCTGTGTCATCGTTTCGCACGCCACCGAGATCACGTTCGCCAGCTGCACGATCGAATTGAACGAGGGGCGGCTGAAATGA
- a CDS encoding response regulator transcription factor, with product MIKQTRVMIVDDEPTIREVMTTYLQRDGFLVDTAATGAEAVAKLRKGLPDLLILDLMLPGVGGLNILKELRTNSTVPVIVLTARTEEADRIIGLELGADDYVSKPFSPRELVARVRSVLRRVNVEPEPGVEVLEFDGLTIDTVSREVTVNGELATLTAREFDLLVFLASSPRQVFSRSQLLDHVWHSSSEWQDTSTVTVHVRRIRHKIEQDPERPDRLVTVRGVGYRFEG from the coding sequence ATGATTAAGCAAACCCGGGTGATGATCGTCGACGATGAGCCCACCATTCGCGAGGTCATGACGACCTATTTACAGCGAGACGGCTTCCTTGTCGACACCGCCGCCACCGGCGCAGAAGCGGTAGCAAAGCTGCGAAAGGGTCTTCCCGACCTGCTCATTCTGGATCTCATGCTGCCGGGGGTGGGGGGACTCAACATCCTCAAAGAGCTACGCACCAACTCCACCGTGCCGGTCATCGTTCTCACTGCCCGTACCGAGGAGGCCGATCGGATCATCGGACTTGAGTTGGGCGCGGATGATTATGTTTCCAAACCGTTTTCTCCCCGCGAGCTGGTGGCCCGGGTTCGGTCGGTCTTGCGGCGGGTGAATGTCGAACCCGAACCGGGGGTAGAAGTTCTTGAGTTCGACGGGCTTACGATTGACACGGTCAGTCGGGAGGTGACCGTCAACGGCGAGTTGGCCACGCTGACCGCCAGGGAATTCGATCTGTTGGTCTTCCTGGCGTCCTCGCCGCGGCAAGTCTTCTCGCGTTCCCAACTCCTCGACCACGTTTGGCACTCGTCGTCGGAGTGGCAGGACACTTCAACGGTCACTGTCCACGTCCGCCGCATCCGCCACAAGATCGAGCAAGATCCGGAACGTCCTGACCGTTTGGTTACCGTGCGCGGGGTCGGGTATAGGTTCGAGGGATGA
- a CDS encoding HAMP domain-containing histidine kinase → MKRLVIIVVALATVWVALSEAAMQPTAPERLALYGIFGAVTVVTVAVGWILRKFANRLTSITLTIQIIAVSAVLVAALGSVMASPMFLTAHDLRLMFVELGLGVALGLTLALNVAGSVTDDLAQIARTAELVAAGDTSVRTRVYRPDEIGTTARAVDEMVAQLDSAKRQRDRDEQGRRDFLAAVGHDLRTPLSSLRAGLEALQDGLVVDEAVMLHRLVGNLGTLERLVDDLSILGRVEAGGIVPVAIDLAELADETVDSLVTVAQANRVELTVLAPDRVIVVADPSAVGRLIRNLVDNAIRYAPAGSAVLVRVSVGGLGGIVEVADQGPGFDPDFELVAFDRFTTNDPSRSASGSGLGLAIARSVIDAHHGTIGIGQGPGGVVRFELPATPIESATS, encoded by the coding sequence ATGAAGCGGCTCGTCATCATTGTTGTTGCCCTCGCCACGGTCTGGGTGGCGTTAAGCGAAGCTGCCATGCAGCCGACCGCTCCGGAGCGGTTGGCCCTATATGGAATCTTCGGGGCCGTGACCGTCGTGACGGTCGCAGTCGGCTGGATTCTGAGAAAGTTCGCCAACCGTCTCACGTCGATCACGCTTACGATTCAGATAATTGCGGTGTCAGCGGTGCTCGTGGCCGCCCTCGGCTCTGTGATGGCTTCGCCCATGTTTCTAACCGCCCACGACCTGCGGCTCATGTTCGTCGAGTTGGGGCTGGGAGTGGCGCTCGGATTGACGCTCGCCCTGAACGTGGCCGGTTCGGTAACCGACGATCTGGCCCAAATCGCCAGGACCGCCGAACTTGTGGCGGCCGGCGACACGTCGGTTCGAACCCGGGTGTATCGTCCCGACGAGATCGGGACAACGGCGCGAGCCGTCGACGAGATGGTGGCCCAGCTCGACTCGGCCAAACGTCAACGGGATCGTGATGAGCAAGGGCGTCGCGACTTCCTGGCCGCAGTTGGCCATGATCTACGAACGCCACTTTCGAGTCTTCGAGCAGGTCTTGAAGCCCTCCAGGATGGTCTGGTCGTCGACGAGGCTGTCATGTTGCATCGGCTGGTTGGCAACTTGGGAACTTTGGAGCGTTTGGTAGATGACCTGTCGATTCTGGGACGGGTCGAAGCCGGTGGGATCGTTCCGGTTGCCATCGACCTTGCCGAACTCGCCGACGAAACGGTCGACAGTCTGGTGACTGTCGCGCAGGCCAATCGGGTCGAATTGACGGTGCTGGCGCCAGACCGGGTGATCGTGGTAGCCGATCCGAGTGCAGTTGGACGGCTGATCCGGAACCTGGTCGACAACGCGATTCGGTATGCGCCGGCCGGGTCGGCGGTTCTGGTGCGGGTCTCGGTCGGCGGACTTGGTGGAATCGTCGAAGTGGCTGATCAAGGACCCGGTTTTGATCCGGATTTTGAACTGGTGGCTTTTGATCGTTTTACGACCAACGACCCATCTCGCAGCGCTTCGGGCTCCGGGCTCGGTCTGGCGATCGCCAGGTCTGTGATCGATGCTCACCATGGCACGATCGGGATTGGGCAGGGTCCCGGCGGAGTTGTGAGGTTTGAGCTACCCGCCACGCCGATCGAAAGCGCCACCAGCTAG
- a CDS encoding acyl-ACP desaturase — MPANEIYELLNAITPSIQILMDEHRERREHWYAHELVPWELGRNFKDEPWDESQCTISPEARTSLVLNLLTEDNLPYYHSEIELHSKDHELLAEWNRQWTAEEGQHAIAIRSYLLTSRNCDPHELEDDRLATMTTGYSTGLPNPVALFAYTSAQELATRVSHRNAGRITDDPVAYEIMSRIAVDENHHFMFYRGAVTAMLAENPSVVLPEIYRVLSNFDMPGVGMPKYMRRALQMAKAGVYNMRIHHDRVLVPLIRDWKIESMEGLTTKAQEFQEKIMGIPALANRQAETFERRYGLAT; from the coding sequence ATGCCCGCCAATGAAATCTATGAACTGCTCAATGCCATAACCCCGTCGATCCAGATCCTGATGGACGAGCACCGTGAGCGACGTGAACACTGGTACGCCCACGAACTCGTCCCCTGGGAGTTGGGGCGCAACTTCAAAGATGAACCATGGGATGAGTCGCAGTGCACCATCTCCCCGGAAGCCCGCACGTCACTGGTATTGAACCTGCTTACCGAAGACAACCTTCCGTACTACCACAGCGAGATCGAACTGCATTCGAAGGATCACGAATTGCTCGCCGAATGGAATCGACAGTGGACCGCTGAAGAGGGCCAACACGCCATCGCCATCCGGTCCTATCTGCTTACCTCACGCAACTGCGACCCTCATGAACTCGAGGACGACCGCCTGGCCACCATGACCACAGGGTATTCGACGGGACTGCCGAATCCGGTTGCCCTCTTTGCCTACACGTCGGCCCAGGAACTCGCCACCCGGGTCTCGCATCGTAATGCCGGTCGGATAACCGACGATCCGGTCGCCTACGAGATCATGTCACGGATCGCCGTGGACGAAAACCATCATTTCATGTTCTATCGCGGGGCCGTCACGGCCATGCTGGCCGAAAATCCGTCGGTCGTACTGCCCGAGATCTACCGGGTGCTGTCCAACTTCGACATGCCAGGGGTGGGAATGCCCAAATACATGCGCCGCGCCCTGCAAATGGCCAAAGCGGGCGTCTACAACATGCGCATCCACCACGACCGGGTTCTGGTCCCCCTCATTCGCGATTGGAAGATCGAGTCCATGGAAGGGCTGACCACCAAAGCCCAGGAGTTCCAGGAAAAGATCATGGGCATTCCGGCCCTCGCCAATCGGCAGGCCGAGACCTTCGAGAGAAGGTACGGTCTAGCCACTTGA
- a CDS encoding redoxin domain-containing protein — translation MKYRFLLILLVVLATCAPPPSPASSVAIPEVTAAEFLETLKTNDLPIVVNVWASWCLPCRAEAPLLREAALQYAGAVTFLGVDVQDRPEDAAAFIAEFRLDFDHVADPNRSIPATLGGVGVPITYFVARGGEIISTHLGIIDERTLVSGIDDLIRQP, via the coding sequence GTGAAGTATCGCTTTTTACTGATTCTCCTCGTGGTTCTCGCCACCTGCGCGCCACCCCCAAGCCCGGCCTCGTCGGTTGCCATCCCCGAGGTAACCGCCGCCGAATTCCTTGAAACCCTCAAAACCAACGACCTGCCCATCGTTGTCAATGTGTGGGCCTCGTGGTGTCTTCCCTGCCGGGCGGAGGCTCCCCTCCTACGAGAGGCCGCCCTCCAATACGCCGGCGCCGTCACCTTTCTCGGGGTTGACGTTCAGGATCGACCAGAAGATGCAGCCGCCTTCATTGCCGAGTTCCGGTTGGATTTTGACCATGTTGCCGACCCGAACCGCTCCATCCCGGCCACCCTGGGAGGGGTCGGCGTTCCCATCACCTACTTCGTTGCTCGGGGTGGGGAGATCATCTCGACGCACCTGGGAATCATCGACGAACGAACACTCGTATCCGGCATCGATGATCTTATCCGGCAACCCTGA